In Pseudomonas sp. PDM14, a genomic segment contains:
- a CDS encoding LysR family transcriptional regulator yields MFDTLTIDLELAQGFAAAARCACFKQAARSLNMRAALLRKQLKKLETEIGEQLFHYQDRALHLTGTGQRLHNELSRRFGNLRPEAANQAPLRLAVPDSLLHDILARNLIAFIRQHGASRLELLPLEGAPVEQADIMIWLADPESPRPSPGFAMTKPHLLATIDYYPHIATRYFAESRHPATGNLLADYMLVQQRSNLTAAAFGPWNALANTRKNAITIAPQHEMVRELIKNSACVGLLPAYTSRVDRKFIPLRSVFNQAMRRMAWLSMTPLAAQRSEVQALATSILNAFEERHSWFE; encoded by the coding sequence ATGTTCGACACCCTAACCATCGATCTAGAACTCGCCCAAGGGTTTGCTGCCGCGGCACGCTGCGCCTGCTTCAAGCAGGCCGCACGAAGCCTGAACATGCGCGCAGCACTTCTGAGAAAGCAGCTCAAGAAACTGGAGACCGAGATAGGGGAGCAACTCTTCCACTATCAGGATCGAGCGCTACATCTCACCGGAACAGGACAGCGCCTGCATAATGAGCTCTCTCGCCGCTTTGGTAATTTACGCCCCGAAGCAGCAAACCAAGCGCCGCTCCGCCTTGCTGTTCCCGATTCCTTACTGCACGACATCCTGGCCCGCAATCTCATCGCCTTCATTCGCCAGCATGGCGCGTCACGCCTAGAGTTGCTGCCGCTTGAGGGAGCGCCCGTAGAACAGGCCGATATCATGATCTGGCTGGCAGACCCCGAGAGTCCTCGGCCGAGCCCCGGCTTCGCCATGACCAAGCCACATCTGCTAGCCACCATCGATTACTACCCTCATATCGCAACCCGGTACTTCGCAGAGAGCCGCCATCCTGCCACTGGAAACTTATTGGCGGACTACATGCTTGTTCAGCAACGTAGCAACCTCACGGCGGCAGCTTTTGGACCATGGAACGCACTGGCCAACACGCGTAAAAATGCAATCACGATCGCCCCTCAACACGAGATGGTCAGAGAGCTCATCAAGAACTCGGCCTGCGTAGGGCTTCTTCCCGCATACACATCGAGAGTCGACAGGAAATTTATCCCTCTTAGGTCAGTGTTTAATCAGGCCATGCGCAGAATGGCCTGGCTATCAATGACACCTCTAGCCGCGCAACGCAGCGAGGTTCAAGCACTTGCCACCTCCATCCTGAATGCTTTCGAAGAGCGTCATTCCTGGTTCGAATGA
- a CDS encoding OprO/OprP family phosphate-selective porin: MLTPISSFKGLNQITAAILLSGAAVAANAGTVTTDGADLVIKTKGGLEVATTDKAFSFKLGGRLQADYGMFDGYYTRNGNSADAAYIRRAFLELGGTAYKDWKYQINYDMSRNTGSDSAGYFDEASITYTGFSPVNLKIGRFYTDFGLEKATSSKWVTAFERNLAYDTAEWVNDNSGMGLQASSVVGNAVFLSGSLFSENNNDTDGDSVKRYNVRGVFAPLNEPGNVLHLGLQYAYRDLQDSAVDTRIRSRMGIRGVETTGGNSAGTNGTRSVFGGASATQGLWEDDAVWGVEGAWAMDALSVQGEYMRRTITADAAAEDVDVTGYYGQVAYTLTGEPRTYKLEGAKFDTIKPANKQLGAWEVFYRYDSFTVDDGNFTTSTAVRQVGDTEGKSHTIGVNWYANEAVKISANYVKASTDNINNEAGDDSGDGVVMRAQYVF, translated from the coding sequence ATGCTCACCCCGATTTCCAGTTTCAAAGGACTCAACCAGATCACTGCAGCCATTCTGCTTAGCGGGGCTGCGGTTGCGGCGAACGCAGGAACAGTTACCACAGATGGCGCAGATCTGGTGATCAAGACCAAGGGCGGTCTAGAGGTAGCCACTACTGACAAGGCGTTCAGCTTCAAGCTCGGTGGTCGCCTGCAAGCCGACTACGGCATGTTTGACGGCTACTACACCCGCAATGGCAACTCGGCGGACGCTGCGTACATCCGTCGAGCTTTCCTGGAACTGGGCGGCACCGCCTACAAAGACTGGAAGTACCAGATCAACTACGACATGTCGCGCAACACCGGAAGTGATAGCGCGGGCTACTTCGATGAAGCCAGCATTACCTACACGGGCTTTAGCCCGGTCAACCTGAAAATCGGCCGTTTCTACACTGATTTCGGTTTGGAAAAGGCAACTAGCTCGAAGTGGGTAACCGCGTTCGAACGTAACCTCGCCTACGATACCGCCGAGTGGGTCAATGACAACTCGGGTATGGGTCTTCAGGCTTCCTCCGTCGTCGGCAACGCAGTATTCCTCTCGGGTAGCTTGTTCAGCGAAAACAACAACGATACCGATGGAGACAGCGTTAAGCGCTACAACGTACGCGGTGTATTCGCACCTCTGAACGAGCCAGGCAATGTGCTGCACCTCGGTCTGCAATATGCCTACCGCGACCTTCAGGACAGTGCAGTCGACACACGCATTCGCTCGCGAATGGGCATCCGTGGTGTGGAGACCACCGGCGGCAACAGCGCTGGCACCAATGGCACGCGTTCCGTCTTCGGCGGTGCCTCGGCCACCCAAGGACTATGGGAAGACGATGCGGTCTGGGGCGTGGAAGGCGCCTGGGCCATGGACGCACTATCGGTGCAAGGCGAATATATGCGTCGCACCATCACCGCTGATGCCGCCGCAGAAGATGTCGACGTAACGGGCTACTACGGGCAGGTCGCTTACACCCTGACCGGCGAACCTCGTACCTACAAACTGGAAGGCGCAAAATTCGACACCATCAAGCCCGCCAACAAGCAACTGGGTGCATGGGAAGTGTTTTACCGCTATGACTCTTTCACAGTTGACGACGGTAACTTCACCACCAGCACTGCCGTTCGCCAGGTTGGCGATACCGAGGGCAAGTCTCACACCATAGGCGTCAACTGGTATGCAAACGAAGCAGTGAAGATCAGCGCAAATTACGTCAAAGCGAGCACCGACAACATCAACAATGAAGCTGGAGATGACAGTGGTGACGGCGTTGTGATGCGCGCGCAGTACGTCTTCTGA
- a CDS encoding helix-turn-helix domain-containing protein, translated as MSTLSKRLKEARLRAGLSQEQLGLQIGLEPASASTRMNRYELGKRSPDLDLVERIAEVLGLPAAYFYAVQDEEAELLRQFSALSAKGKKRILDVIAEVS; from the coding sequence ATGTCCACTCTGTCGAAGAGACTCAAAGAAGCGCGGTTGCGCGCAGGCTTGTCCCAAGAGCAACTCGGCCTGCAGATCGGGCTTGAACCTGCTTCTGCAAGCACGCGAATGAACCGCTACGAGCTAGGAAAACGGAGTCCAGACCTGGACCTGGTCGAGCGGATTGCTGAAGTGCTCGGCCTGCCAGCGGCGTACTTCTATGCCGTCCAGGATGAGGAGGCTGAACTGCTCCGCCAGTTCAGCGCTCTGAGCGCCAAAGGTAAGAAGCGGATACTGGACGTCATTGCCGAGGTGTCTTGA
- a CDS encoding site-specific integrase, which translates to MHPTTLQKTQTRTSNFYRTRCGENDPSSAQICAALLACAPDLRPNAFSTLKSQIVSDQLARGHIEAAADIRQLTNPVTAPGSKVARKPKPRTIKKVPKEDAELLFKHLRKHGHDDEAAALVLAYFLAVRPCEMPTIQVEGNEVRIIGGKKSATLHRGADRTLVIGIPKILKAITWAAKRLAQSERTGAAIRDRFRKECRALWPRRKKHPTLKSFRHNFCAAQKAAGVGSETAAYVMGHQSTASQEVYGDPRSGDSSQIHVKPAAGADLSKIRKSKSSPRYGAGRVLERIEIPATRKYWGQTENRVGKGQET; encoded by the coding sequence ATGCACCCCACTACCCTGCAAAAAACCCAAACACGCACCAGCAACTTCTATCGGACTCGCTGCGGCGAGAACGATCCATCTTCGGCGCAGATCTGCGCGGCTTTGCTCGCATGCGCCCCGGATCTCCGGCCGAATGCGTTCAGCACGTTGAAGAGCCAGATCGTGTCCGACCAGCTAGCCCGCGGCCATATCGAAGCCGCTGCGGACATTCGACAGCTGACCAACCCGGTCACAGCGCCAGGCTCGAAAGTCGCGCGCAAGCCCAAGCCTCGAACGATTAAGAAGGTGCCGAAAGAAGATGCAGAGCTGCTTTTCAAGCACCTGCGCAAGCACGGTCATGATGACGAAGCCGCAGCTCTGGTCCTAGCCTACTTCCTCGCTGTGCGACCTTGTGAAATGCCGACAATCCAGGTTGAGGGAAATGAGGTCCGGATCATCGGAGGCAAGAAGAGCGCGACCCTGCATCGTGGTGCCGACCGAACGCTGGTAATCGGCATTCCAAAAATTCTGAAAGCGATCACCTGGGCAGCGAAAAGGCTGGCTCAAAGTGAACGCACCGGTGCCGCAATCAGGGATCGTTTTCGTAAGGAATGTCGTGCGCTATGGCCCAGACGGAAAAAGCACCCGACGCTAAAGAGCTTCCGCCACAACTTCTGCGCTGCCCAGAAGGCAGCAGGAGTCGGCAGCGAAACAGCCGCCTACGTTATGGGGCATCAGTCGACAGCATCGCAGGAAGTTTACGGTGACCCCAGGTCTGGCGATTCCAGCCAGATTCATGTCAAACCGGCGGCAGGCGCCGATCTGTCGAAGATACGCAAGTCGAAGAGCTCACCCAGGTATGGTGCAGGCCGAGTACTGGAGAGGATCGAGATACCTGCGACACGCAAGTACTGGGGTCAAACTGAGAACCGGGTAGGCAAAGGGCAGGAGACATAA
- a CDS encoding DUF6957 family protein, with amino-acid sequence MRLQDVTGLLLDPGVPMMGSELSDDEALAYARKRFSMATFCLVRDWIWIEFDAPEALKAALAQTRRQPSLIYAHTVIFDSDRRWDVGDFVRTSLLHEFCEGFHFKTLNSVYLLLGPGTRKLVPAEAVTSIY; translated from the coding sequence ATGCGACTTCAAGACGTAACCGGCCTGCTGCTGGATCCGGGAGTCCCAATGATGGGTAGCGAACTGAGTGACGACGAGGCGCTCGCATACGCCCGTAAGCGCTTTTCTATGGCGACCTTTTGTCTAGTCCGCGATTGGATATGGATCGAATTCGACGCCCCGGAGGCTCTGAAAGCGGCCCTCGCACAGACTAGGCGACAACCATCGCTGATCTACGCGCATACCGTGATCTTTGATAGTGACCGCCGGTGGGATGTCGGTGACTTCGTACGCACTTCGCTGCTGCATGAGTTCTGCGAAGGTTTTCACTTCAAGACGCTTAATTCTGTGTACCTGCTCCTCGGACCGGGTACACGTAAGCTCGTCCCAGCTGAAGCCGTGACCAGCATCTACTAG
- a CDS encoding helix-turn-helix domain-containing protein translates to MEKSVYRDENLVLLRLLKQCRVEAGLTQAQFAQALERPQSYASDIERGLRRLDLIQLRDICQVLNLDLVTFVQRYEAELTAAKPAAL, encoded by the coding sequence GTGGAAAAATCGGTCTATCGAGATGAGAATCTGGTATTGCTCAGGCTGCTGAAGCAATGCCGGGTTGAGGCAGGGCTAACCCAGGCTCAGTTCGCCCAGGCGCTTGAGCGCCCTCAGTCATACGCTAGTGACATTGAACGCGGTTTGCGCAGGCTTGATCTGATCCAGTTGCGTGACATCTGCCAAGTGCTGAACCTGGACCTCGTGACCTTTGTTCAGCGCTACGAAGCTGAGCTCACAGCGGCGAAGCCTGCAGCCCTTTGA
- a CDS encoding bifunctional diguanylate cyclase/phosphodiesterase → MLRLLAILLPCLALWANPALALQLSADEQAWLADHPTIRLGVDASWPPFELRNAQGEYQGLSASYAALIEQRLNIHLEIVEPATWSEALGDAKAGKLDLLPGAMSTPERLKNLTFTRPYLDFPIVILAHPDGPQPRQLQELYGLKVAVVKDYAPHELLRSQHPDLNLLPLPSVKAALQAVASGQADALVGDLASSAWTMRELKIEGLYISGETPYRYQLAMAAPHSNATLIHILDKLFAELSAEEISELQAPWIAGVLDHRQTWKDMLLYGLPAVLAVVLVLVAVLRINRRLSQEIRNRKALERQLRNSAQHYRGLIESLSAIAWEADAAACRFTYVSPHAEKLLGYPLAQWLELGFWDRLVHPDDLAAETARCVENCKARRDHSIDYRVVDSQGRVLWVRDIVTLIEQDDQLIMRGLMIDISETKQAEESRRLSEQKFASVFHNCPDILVIARRKDGILLALNQTFEQQLGISASEALGKTASELDIWVHPEQAPELLERMQGEALNNLELVFRRRNGERFTGLISAQPVTLEGVAALVVSVRDITELKRTQHQLQLSEEKFAKSFHASPDGLLITRLADGRLLEANEGFCLITGYELHEVLGRTTSEIGLWAELADRNRIVELVLTEGMARDFRAWIRTKQNTLRLAELSAQPIMINDEPCMLTIARDITERDQMQERLHQAATVFESTAEGVMITDTRQRITAVNRAFSEITGYSEAEAIGQSPRLLASGQHDSAFYAGMWHQLSLDGHWQGEIWNRRKNGELYPEWLTISAVRNPAATITHFVGVFADISTLKQAQARLDHQAHHDPLTGLPNRLLFESRLNSCLADSLAEQRQGAVLFLDLDRFKHINDSLGHPVGDLLLQAIALRLREQLRDIDTVARLGGDEFIVLLPGLHRSVDAERVATKLLTCFGAPFQVDGHEFFISSSIGISLFPEDGNDVATLVKNADAAMYSSKAKGRNRIEFYTRSLTFQATERMTLEHELRRALERGEMSLYYQPKQCLTSKALVGAEALLRWHHPVFGEIPPDRFIPLAEDNGMIIQLGDWVLQEACRQMREWQDRHAPFGPLSINLSGNQLRQPHLAKRIASTLADFGLDASRLQLEITENFIMSQAEEALSILHELKALNLQLAIDDFGTGYSSLSYLKRLPLDILKIDKSFILGLPADADDAAITRAIIALGRSLQLTVIAEGVETKAQELFLAAEGCQQIQGYVVSRPLSAESFASNFLGPLAIGSAEIAPV, encoded by the coding sequence ATGCTGCGTTTGCTGGCCATTCTCCTGCCGTGCCTGGCGCTCTGGGCAAATCCGGCGCTGGCGCTTCAACTGAGCGCCGACGAACAAGCCTGGCTGGCCGATCATCCGACCATCCGCCTGGGCGTCGACGCCTCCTGGCCACCCTTCGAATTGCGCAACGCCCAGGGCGAGTATCAGGGCCTGAGCGCCAGCTACGCGGCGCTGATCGAGCAACGCCTGAACATCCACCTGGAAATCGTCGAGCCCGCCACCTGGAGCGAAGCACTGGGTGATGCCAAGGCCGGCAAACTCGACCTGTTGCCAGGCGCGATGTCCACCCCGGAACGCCTGAAGAACCTGACCTTCACCCGCCCCTACCTCGACTTCCCCATCGTCATCCTCGCTCACCCGGACGGCCCGCAACCGCGCCAGCTGCAGGAGCTGTACGGCCTGAAAGTCGCGGTGGTGAAGGACTACGCACCGCACGAACTACTGCGCAGCCAGCACCCCGATCTCAACCTGCTGCCCCTGCCCAGCGTCAAGGCGGCCCTGCAGGCCGTCGCCAGCGGCCAGGCCGATGCCCTGGTCGGTGACCTCGCCTCCAGCGCCTGGACCATGCGCGAGCTGAAGATCGAAGGCCTCTACATCAGCGGCGAAACGCCCTACCGCTACCAGCTGGCGATGGCCGCACCGCACAGCAATGCCACGCTGATCCACATCCTCGACAAACTGTTCGCTGAACTCAGCGCGGAAGAAATCAGCGAGCTGCAGGCACCGTGGATCGCTGGCGTGCTGGATCACCGGCAAACCTGGAAGGACATGCTGCTTTACGGCCTGCCCGCCGTGCTGGCGGTGGTCCTGGTGCTGGTCGCGGTGCTGCGCATCAACCGCCGCCTGAGCCAGGAAATCCGCAACCGCAAGGCCCTGGAGCGCCAGCTGCGCAATAGCGCGCAGCACTACCGCGGGCTGATCGAAAGCCTCTCGGCGATCGCCTGGGAAGCCGACGCCGCCGCGTGCCGCTTCACCTATGTCTCACCGCATGCGGAGAAGCTGCTCGGCTACCCGCTGGCGCAGTGGCTCGAACTGGGCTTCTGGGATCGCCTGGTGCACCCGGACGACCTCGCCGCCGAAACCGCGCGCTGTGTCGAGAACTGCAAGGCTCGCCGCGACCACAGCATCGATTACCGCGTGGTCGACAGCCAGGGCCGCGTACTCTGGGTCCGCGACATCGTCACCCTGATCGAACAGGATGACCAACTGATCATGCGCGGCCTGATGATCGACATCAGCGAAACCAAGCAGGCCGAAGAATCCCGCCGCCTCTCCGAACAGAAGTTCGCCTCGGTGTTCCACAACTGCCCGGACATCCTGGTTATCGCCCGGCGCAAGGACGGCATCCTCCTCGCTCTCAACCAGACCTTCGAGCAGCAGCTCGGCATCAGCGCCAGCGAGGCACTGGGCAAGACCGCCAGCGAGCTGGACATCTGGGTCCACCCCGAACAGGCGCCCGAGCTGCTCGAGCGCATGCAGGGCGAGGCGCTGAACAACCTCGAACTGGTGTTCCGCCGGCGCAACGGCGAACGCTTCACCGGGCTGATCTCGGCCCAGCCGGTCACCCTCGAAGGCGTCGCCGCACTGGTCGTCTCGGTGCGCGACATCACCGAACTCAAGCGCACGCAGCACCAGCTGCAACTATCCGAAGAAAAATTCGCCAAGTCGTTCCACGCCTCGCCCGACGGCCTGCTGATCACCCGCCTGGCCGACGGTCGCCTGCTGGAGGCCAACGAGGGCTTCTGCCTGATCACCGGCTACGAACTGCACGAAGTGCTCGGCCGCACCACCAGCGAGATTGGCCTGTGGGCCGAGCTGGCCGATCGCAACCGCATCGTCGAACTGGTTCTGACAGAAGGCATGGCCCGCGACTTCCGCGCCTGGATTCGCACCAAGCAGAACACCCTGCGCCTGGCTGAACTGTCGGCCCAGCCGATCATGATCAACGACGAACCCTGCATGCTCACCATCGCCCGCGACATCACCGAGCGCGACCAGATGCAGGAGCGCCTGCACCAGGCTGCCACCGTCTTCGAGAGCACCGCCGAAGGCGTGATGATCACCGACACCCGCCAACGCATCACCGCGGTCAACCGCGCGTTCAGCGAAATCACCGGCTACAGCGAAGCGGAAGCCATCGGCCAGTCGCCACGCCTGCTCGCCTCCGGCCAGCACGACAGCGCCTTCTACGCCGGCATGTGGCACCAGCTGTCACTCGACGGCCACTGGCAGGGCGAGATCTGGAACCGGCGTAAGAATGGCGAGCTGTACCCCGAATGGCTGACCATCAGCGCCGTGCGCAACCCGGCGGCGACCATCACCCATTTCGTCGGCGTGTTCGCCGACATCAGCACGCTCAAACAGGCCCAGGCGCGTCTCGACCACCAGGCCCACCACGATCCGCTGACCGGCCTGCCCAACCGCCTGCTGTTCGAAAGCCGGCTCAACAGCTGCCTGGCCGACAGCCTCGCCGAGCAGCGTCAGGGCGCCGTGCTGTTCCTCGACCTCGACCGCTTCAAGCACATCAACGACAGCCTCGGTCATCCGGTTGGCGACCTGCTGCTGCAAGCCATCGCCCTGCGCCTGCGCGAGCAGCTGCGCGACATCGACACCGTGGCCCGCCTCGGCGGCGACGAGTTCATCGTCCTACTCCCCGGCCTACACCGCAGCGTCGACGCCGAACGCGTGGCGACCAAGCTGCTGACCTGCTTCGGCGCGCCGTTCCAGGTCGATGGCCACGAGTTCTTCATCAGCTCCAGCATCGGCATCAGCCTGTTCCCCGAGGATGGCAACGACGTCGCCACCCTGGTCAAGAACGCCGACGCGGCGATGTACAGTTCCAAGGCCAAGGGCCGCAACCGCATCGAGTTCTACACCCGCAGCCTGACCTTCCAGGCCACCGAACGCATGACCCTGGAACACGAGCTGCGCCGCGCCCTCGAACGCGGCGAGATGAGCCTCTACTACCAGCCCAAGCAATGCCTCACCAGCAAGGCTCTGGTCGGCGCCGAAGCGCTGCTGCGCTGGCACCACCCAGTGTTCGGCGAGATCCCGCCGGACCGCTTCATTCCGCTGGCTGAAGACAACGGCATGATCATCCAGCTCGGCGACTGGGTGCTGCAGGAAGCCTGCCGGCAGATGCGCGAATGGCAGGATCGCCACGCGCCGTTCGGCCCGCTGTCGATCAACCTGTCTGGCAACCAGCTGCGCCAGCCGCACCTGGCCAAGCGCATCGCCAGCACCCTCGCCGACTTCGGCCTCGACGCAAGTCGCCTGCAGCTGGAGATCACCGAGAACTTCATCATGAGCCAGGCGGAGGAAGCCCTGAGCATCCTCCACGAACTCAAGGCCCTGAACCTGCAACTGGCCATCGACGACTTCGGCACCGGCTACTCCTCGCTCAGCTACCTCAAGCGCCTGCCACTGGACATCCTGAAGATCGACAAATCCTTCATCCTCGGCCTGCCCGCCGATGCCGACGACGCCGCGATCACCCGCGCCATCATCGCCCTGGGCCGCAGCCTGCAACTCACGGTGATCGCCGAAGGCGTGGAAACCAAAGCCCAGGAACTGTTCCTCGCCGCCGAGGGCTGCCAGCAGATCCAGGGCTACGTGGTCAGCCGCCCGCTCTCGGCGGAATCCTTCGCCAGCAACTTCCTCGGCCCATTAGCGATTGGCAGCGCGGAAATCGCGCCGGTATAA
- the rpoD gene encoding RNA polymerase sigma factor RpoD, with amino-acid sequence MSGKAQQQSRLKELIARGREQGYLTYAEVNDHLPEDISDPEQVEDIIRMINDMGINVFESAPDADALLLAEADTDEAAAEEAAAALAAVETDIGRTTDPVRMYMREMGTVELLTREGEIEIAKRIEEGIREVMGAIAHFPGTVDSILAEYQRVTTEGGRLSDVLSGYIDPDDGSVPAEEVPVDLKTATPAAEAAEDEEEADGDSEDEEEGDGGPDPEEALRRFTAVSDQLEKARKALKKHGRSSKQAIAELLALAELFMPIKLIPKQFDALVERVRGSLEQVRAQERAIMQLCVRDARMPRADFLKLFPGNEVDEAWAAGLAKGKAKYAEALSGVLPDIQRCQQKLAALEADTSLTIAEIKDINRRMSIGEAKARRAKKEMVEANLRLVISIAKKYTNRGLQFLDLIQEGNIGLMKAVDKFEYRRGYKFSTYATWWIRQAITRSIADQARTIRIPVHMIETINKLNRISRQMLQEMGREPTPEELGERMEMPEDKIRKVLKIAKEPISMETPIGDDEDSHLGDFIEDSTMQSPIDVATVESLKEATREVLAGLTAREAKVLRMRFGIDMNTDHTLEEVGKQFDVTRERIRQIEAKALRKLRHPTRSEHLRSFLDE; translated from the coding sequence ATGTCCGGAAAAGCGCAACAGCAGTCTCGTTTGAAAGAGTTGATCGCCCGCGGTCGTGAGCAGGGTTACCTGACTTACGCGGAGGTCAACGACCACCTGCCCGAGGATATTTCAGATCCGGAGCAGGTAGAAGACATCATCCGCATGATCAATGACATGGGGATCAACGTATTCGAGAGTGCTCCGGATGCGGATGCCCTGTTGTTGGCCGAAGCCGACACCGACGAAGCTGCCGCTGAAGAAGCTGCAGCGGCGCTGGCCGCAGTGGAAACCGACATCGGCCGCACCACCGACCCGGTGCGCATGTACATGCGCGAAATGGGGACCGTGGAGCTGCTGACCCGCGAAGGCGAAATCGAAATCGCCAAGCGCATCGAGGAAGGCATCCGTGAAGTCATGGGCGCCATCGCTCACTTCCCGGGCACCGTCGACAGCATTCTCGCCGAGTACCAGCGCGTCACCACCGAAGGTGGTCGCCTGTCCGACGTTCTCAGCGGCTACATCGACCCGGATGACGGCAGCGTGCCGGCCGAAGAAGTACCGGTCGACCTGAAGACCGCCACGCCTGCAGCCGAAGCGGCTGAAGACGAGGAAGAGGCCGACGGCGACAGCGAAGACGAAGAAGAAGGTGACGGCGGACCGGACCCGGAAGAGGCCCTGCGCCGCTTCACCGCGGTTTCCGATCAGCTGGAAAAAGCCCGCAAGGCACTGAAGAAGCATGGCCGCAGCAGCAAACAGGCCATCGCCGAACTGCTCGCCCTGGCCGAGCTGTTCATGCCGATCAAGCTGATTCCGAAGCAGTTCGATGCGCTGGTCGAGCGTGTTCGCGGCTCCCTGGAGCAAGTGCGCGCCCAGGAACGCGCAATCATGCAGCTGTGCGTGCGTGACGCGCGCATGCCGCGTGCCGACTTCCTCAAGCTGTTCCCCGGCAACGAAGTCGACGAAGCCTGGGCCGCCGGCCTGGCCAAGGGCAAGGCCAAGTACGCCGAAGCCCTCAGCGGCGTGCTGCCGGACATCCAGCGTTGCCAGCAGAAGCTCGCCGCCCTGGAAGCCGATACCAGCCTGACCATCGCCGAGATCAAGGACATCAACCGTCGCATGTCGATCGGCGAGGCCAAGGCCCGTCGCGCGAAGAAAGAGATGGTTGAAGCGAACCTGCGCCTGGTGATCTCGATCGCCAAAAAGTACACCAACCGTGGCCTGCAGTTCCTCGACCTGATCCAGGAAGGCAACATCGGCCTGATGAAGGCGGTGGACAAGTTCGAATACCGTCGCGGCTACAAGTTCTCGACCTACGCCACCTGGTGGATTCGCCAGGCGATCACTCGCTCCATTGCCGACCAGGCGCGGACCATCCGTATCCCGGTGCACATGATCGAGACGATCAACAAGCTCAACCGCATCTCCCGTCAGATGCTGCAGGAGATGGGCCGCGAGCCGACTCCGGAAGAGCTGGGCGAGCGCATGGAAATGCCCGAGGACAAGATCCGCAAGGTATTGAAGATCGCCAAAGAGCCGATCTCCATGGAAACCCCCATCGGCGACGACGAAGACTCGCACCTGGGCGACTTCATCGAGGACAGCACCATGCAGTCCCCGATCGACGTAGCCACGGTGGAAAGCCTCAAGGAAGCCACGCGCGAAGTCCTGGCCGGCCTCACTGCCCGTGAAGCCAAGGTCCTGCGCATGCGTTTCGGCATCGACATGAATACCGACCACACCCTCGAGGAAGTCGGCAAGCAGTTCGATGTAACCCGCGAACGTATCCGTCAGATCGAAGCCAAGGCGCTGCGCAAGCTGCGCCACCCGACGCGGAGCGAGCATCTGCGCTCATTCCTCGACGAGTGA